The Plantactinospora sp. KBS50 sequence GCCGGACGCGGACCCGGCGCAGGTGCGATCATGAGCCGGCGCCGTACCGCCGCGCCGGCCGTCCTCCGCGGCGGGCCGCCGCGCCGCCGGCTGACCCTGCTGGTGGTGCTGGCCGCCGTGCTGTCGCTCGGCGCCGGCCTGGCCGGCTGCGGCATCCCGAAAAGCACGGCGGTACGGGTGGACGGCCGCGGGCCGTCGCCGTTCACCGGCTCGGCCGGCGGTGACGGCCGGGAGCCGCCGGCCCCGGGCGAGACCACCGAGCCCGCGCAGTTCGTGAAGAACTTCCTCCAGGCACCCGCGGGGGAGGCCGACGGCGCGTACGACCGGGTCAACGCCTACCTCAGCAACAGCGCGCGGCTGCAGCGCAAGCCGTCCGGCGACGTACAGATCACCATCGTCCAACCGACCGCGACCGCGTTCACGGACGTGCAGAGCGCCGAGAACGGCTCCGCCCGGGTACGGGTGCCGGTGAAGCCGGTGGGCGTGCTGAACGCCGACGGGACGCTCGCGCCGCCGCCGGCCGGGGCGCCCACCTCGTACACCTTCGACGTGGTGCGGATCGCCCCGGACGAGCCGAGCCGGCCCGAGGCCGGCCGACTGGAGATCGCGAACCAGCAGGCCGGCCTGCTGATGAGCACCGAGGCGCTGAAGGACTTCTACCGGTCCTGGATCGTCTACTTCTGGAGCACCGACGGTGCGGTCCTGGTGCCGGACCAGCGTTACCTGCCGCTGGCGGTGCCCCGCGAGCGGTGGGCGACCGAGGTGGCCGGCTGGCTGAACGACGGGCCGGCGGCCTGGCTGCGGCCGGCCACCCAGCCGCTGCCCGACGGGCTGCGGCTGACCGGCAACGTGGCCGAGACCGACGGCCTGCTCAGCATCAACGTCTCCGCCTCCACCGGGGCCGACGCCCGGGACGGCCAGTTCGAGCGGCTGGAGACCCAGTTGGCGTGGTCGATGCGGGACGTCAACGCGCCCCGGTTCGAGTTGCGGCTGCGCAACTCCAGCCGCCCGCCGGTGGTGGCCGAGGACGCCCGCCGGCAGGCTCCGCTCTACGCGCTGACCGGGCACGAGCAGCGGTTCTGCGTCTACGACGGCCAGGTCCGGGCGCTCGTGGGCGCCCCCGCCGAGCAGGCGCTGTCGGCGGTGCCGATCCACCCGGAGCAGAACCGGGACGTGGACTCCGCCGGCATGCTGCGCAGCGGCGGCAGGGTCGCGGTCGCCCTGGTCACCGGGTCCGGCGGCCGGTACCGGCTGCTCACCGGGCTGGGCCAGGGCGAGGTCGAGCTGACCCACACCAGCAAGGACTCGTACGCCTCGATGGGTCAGCCGGTCTGGTTGAAGGGACTGGATCCGCAGCACCCCACCGGGTTCGTGGTGGCCGCCGGCCAGCTCTACCGGTTCGACGGCGGCGCCCAGCTCACCGCCATCCGGGTCCCCGCGACCAGCGGCGCGGTGAAGGCCGTCGCCGCCGCGCTGGACGGCCGCCGGCTGGCCGTGGTCGCGGGCGACCAGGTGTACGTGGTGCCGCTGTCCATCGACGGCGGCACGGTGACCCTCGGCGACGCCCGGCAGGTGCCCATCACGCTGGGTTCGCCGACCGCGCTCGACTGGGTCAGCGAGCGGGACCTGATGGTGGCCGGCACCCGGGCCGGGCAGGCCGGGGTGGTCGACCAGTTGTCGATCGACGGCGCGCTCACCAGCCAGCAGTTCACCGCGGGCTCCACCATCACCCGGTTGTCCGGCTACCCGGACAACCCGATGATCCAGTCGCTGGTGAGCCGGTACATGTACGAGGTGGACGGACAGGGCTGGGCGAACCGGTTCTCCAGCAACGTGCGCATCCCGACCGCCGACGTGGTGGGCGGCGAGGTCGAGGGCGCCGTGCCGCGGGCACCGTTCTTCCTCTACTGACCAGCGTTTCGGCGGCCGGACGGGGGATCGGGGTGCGCACGGATCCACTGCTGTCCGGGCTGGTCGACCTGCTCCTGCCGACCGCCTGCGCGGGCTGCCGGGCCGAGGGGGCGCCGCTGCGGTCGGGGGTCTGCGCAGGCTGCGCCGCCGAGCTGGACGGGTTGCGTCCCCGACCGGTGCGGCCCACGCCCGCGCCGCCCGGCCTGCCGCCGTGCACGGCCCTCGGCGAGTACGCCGGCGTGCTGCGCGAGGCGCTGCTGGCGTACAAGGAACGGGGCCGGCACGGCCTCGGCCGGCCGCTGGGCGCGCTGCTGGCCGAGGTGGTCGCGGCCGCGGTCGGGACGCCGCGCCCGACGTTGCTGGTGCCGGTGCCGAGTACGGCCCGGGCGGTCCGCGCCCGGCACGGCGACCACCTGGACCGGATCGTCCGGTCGGCGCGGCGCCGCCTGGTCGCCGCCGGCTGGCCGGTGACCGCGCTGCGGCCGGTGCGGGCGCTGCCCCGTCCGGACTCGGCCGGGTTGGACGCGGCGGGACGGGCCGCGGCCGCCGCAGCGGCCTTCCGGATCCGTCGGATCGGCGTCAACCAGATACGCAGAGTAGCGAGCGGTCGGCTGGTCCTGGTGGTCGACGACATCGTCACCACCGGCTCGACGATCGCCGCGATGGCCGAGATTCTGGCCGGTCACGGCGTGTCCGTCGACGCCGCCGCGGTGCTCGCGGCAACCGCCCGCCGGAATCGCTGATCACCTTGAGTGACGCCCAATTCACTCTATCGTGCTTCTGCCGTGAAAGTTCTCGAAAGGGTCTTGGCAACCGGGGGTGACGGGGGAGCGAACAGGGGTTAGCGTCATTTCTACCGGGGTAGGACGGGGCAATCCGCATCCCCGGTGCTGGGAGGAGGCGCTACCGCACACCACCGGTCGCCGCCGAACGTGAAGCCCAGGGGGTCTTCGGGCGACCGGATCTGTTTATTGCAGACCGTCCGCACGTCTGGAGGTCATCGTGGACATCGTGGTCAAGGGTCGTAACGTCGAAGTGCCGGAGCACTACCGGACGCACGTAGCCGAGAAGCTTGCCAAGGTCGAACGGTACGACCACAAGCTCATCCGGGTCGACGTCGAACTGTTTCACGAACGGAATCCGCGACAGTCGGACAACTGCCAGCGCGTGGAAATCACCTGCGTTTCCCGCGGCCCCGTGGTGCGCGCCGAGGCGTGTGCCAAGGACTTCTACGCCGCGCTGGACTGCGCGATCGCCAAGCTCGACGCCCGGTTGCGCCGGGCCGCCGACCGGCGGCGGGTCCACCGCGGCCGGCGCGCGCCCGTCTCGGTCGCGGCGGCCACGGCCGGCCTGCGGGTGGCCGACCACGCCGAGCCGGCACCGGCCGGCATGGACGGTGCCAGCCTGAACGGTGCGAGCCGCACCGGCGCCGCTCGGGACGCCGCCGGCTCGGGCGCCGCGGTGGCCACCGCCACCCTTGAGGCGGATCCCGGGTACGACTACGACGTGGAGGAATACGACGACCAGCCGTGGCACATCGCCCGGGAGAAGCTGCACCCGGCCGAGCCGATGACGGTCGACGACGCCCTGCACAACATGGAACTGGTCGGCCACGACTTCTACCTGTTCCTGGACAAGGACTCGGGCCGGCCGAAGGTCGTCTACCGGCGCAAGGGCTACGACTACGGGATCATCGCCCTGGCGGCGTAGGCGGCGTAGGCGGCGTAGGCGGCGTAGGCGGCGTAGGCGGCGTAGGCGGCGCTGCGCGGCGATCCCGCGGGTCCGGCCGGGCGGGGTCCCGGTCGGACCGGCCGGGTACGGATCCCGGCCCGGCTCGCGGGATCGCCGATGCGCGCCCGCCCGGTGTGACCTGCTCGGTGTGACCCGCCCGGTGTGACGCGCCGGTGGCGCCCGCCCGGTTCGAGCCGGCCCGCGCCGGTCAGCGCAGTAGGTCCTCCGGCAGCAGCGCGCCGGTCCACCCGTCGACCCGGCGTCCCCGGTGCGTCAACGCCGCCCGCAGCGTGCCCTCGAACCGGAATCCGACCTTCTCGGCCGCGCGCCGCGACGCCACGTTGCCGACCTGTGCCTGCCATTCGATCCGGGCCAGGCCGAGCGAGGTGAAGCCCCAGGTGGCCAGGGCGGCGAGCGCGGCCGACAGGTACCCCCGCCCGCGCACCTCGGGGGCGATCATGAAGCCGACGGCGGCCACCAGCGGGTCGCTCGGATGGATCCGCAGGTCCACCGCGCCCAGGTAGCGGTCCCCCGGGTCGGCCACCACGTAGTACGCGCCGGTGCCGGCCAGCCACGCCGCGGCGCAGTACCGGACGAAGTCCTCGGCGTCGTCGCGCCGGTACGGATCGGGCACGCTGGTCCAGCGGACGATCTCCGGATCCCGGCAGGACGCCACCATGAGGTCGAGGTCGTGGTCGGCCGGCGGGCGCAGCCGGAGGTCACTTCCGGGCGTACCGGCGAACAGCTCGGGCTGCGGGCGGCCGAAGACCGCGGCCCGCCGGGCGGCCAGCGAGCCGGGACCGTACGGACCGGCGCCGCCGTCCGCGGGCGCGTCGGCGGGCGGCACCTCGCCCGGCAGCAGCGTGCCCACCCAGCCCTCCTGCGTGCCCCGCGGATGTGGCGCGGCGAGCCGGAGCCGGCCCTCCACCCGGAAGCCGGCCCGCAGCGCCACCAGCCGCGAGGCGTGGTTGCCCAGCTCCGCCTGCCAGACCAGCCGGCGCAGCGCCAGGTCGGTGAGGGCCCACCGGGCCACGGCCCGGGCGGCGCGGGTCGCCACACCCCGGCCCCGTGCCCACGGCGCCGTCCAGTAGCCGATCTCGGCGGACCGCTCCCGCCGGTCGATGGTCACCAGCCCGCAGGAGCCGAGCAGTTCGCCCGTACCGGTGTCGCGGACCGCGAACGGCGCGGCGGTCCCGGTGGCCCAGGCCCGCGGCGCCGCCGCGGTGACGAAGTCGTGCGCGTGCTCGGCCCGGTACGGCGACGGCACGGTCGTCCAGCGCTGGATGTCCGGGTCCCGGCAGGCCCGCAGGACGTCCGCGGCGTCGGCGGCTCGCCAGCCGGTAAGCGTCAGGCCGGCCTCGGAGATTGTCGAGGGCTCCATCCGGCCATCCTGACCGACGCGGGGCCGGGCTGCCCCTTGAGCCCCGGCGGGCGGCTCTTCCCGGGGCGGCTCTTCCCGGGGCGGCGGCCCTTCCCGCGGCCCTTCCCGGGGCGGCCCGGCGGGCCGGTCCGGCCGCAATTCGCGCTGGGCGTAACGCACGCCACGATCTTGACCGCCCGATCGAGAGGAAATACCCCTTTCCTCCCTATCGACCGACCGGCGCGGCTGACGGGCGCCCCGCCCGAGCGCCTACGATGGTTTGGCAGAGACTCTAGGGAGCGCTGATCCGTGTCGATTCTGGAAAAGGTCCTTCGCGCCGGCGAGGGCCGCATGTTGCGCCGGCTCAAGGCCATCGCGGCTGCCGTCAACTCGATCGAGGACGACTACGTCGATCTGACCGACGCCGAGTTGCGGGACATGACCGACCAGTTCCGGGCACGGCTGGCCGAGGGGGAGACCCTCGACGACCTGCTGCCCGAGGCGTTCGCGGTGACCCGCGAGGCGGCCTCCCGGGTGCTGGGCCAGCGTCCGTACGACGTACAGGTGATGGGCGGCGCGGCGCTGCACTTCGGCAACATCGCCGAGATGAAGACCGGTGAGGGCAAGACCCTCACCTCGGTGATGGCGGTCTATCTCAACGCGCTCTCCGGCGAGGGCGTGCACGTGGTCACGGTCAACGACTACCTGGCACAGCGGGACGCCGAGTGGATGGGCCGGGTGCACGAGTTCCTCGGCCTCACCGTCGGGGTGATCCTGCCCAACCGGCCCGCGGCAGAGCACCGGGCCGCGTACGAGTGCGACATCACCTACGGCACGAACAACGAGTTCGGCTTCGACTACCTGCGCGACAACATGGCCTGGTCCGCCGACGACCTGGTGCAGCGGGGCCACAACTTCGCGGTGGTCGACGAGGTGGACTCGATCCTCATCGACGAGGCCCGGACGCCGCTGATCATCTCCGGTCCGGCCGAGCACTCGGCGCGCTGGTACACCGAGTTCGCCCGGGTGGTCGCCCGTCTTGAGTCGGGCAAGGACGGCGAGGGCGACTACGAGGTCGACTACTCCAAGCGCACGGTGGCGATCAGCGAGCGTGGCGTCGCCAAGATCGAGGACCGGCTCGGCATCGACAACCTGTACGAGTCGGTGAACACCCCGCTGGTGGGCTACCTCAACAACGCCATCAAGGCCAAGGAGCTGTACAAGCGGGACAAGGACTACATCGTCAACGACGGCGAGGTCCTGATCGTCGACGAGTTCACCGGCCGCATCCTGCACGGCCGCCGGTACAACGAGGGCATGCACCAGGCCATCGAGGCCAAGGAGGGGGTGGAGATCAAGCAGGAGAACCAGACCCTTGCCACGATCACCCTCCAGAACTACTTCCGGCTCTACAACAAGCTCTCCGGGATGACCGGTACCGCGCAGACCGAGGCCGGCGAGTTCAACAAGGTCTACAAGGTCGGCGTGGTGACCATCCCGACCCACCGGCCGATGGTCCGCAACGACCGGCCGGACGTGATCTACAAGACCGAGAAGGCCAAGTTCAACGCCGTGGTGGAGGACATCGCCGAGCGGCACAACCTGGGCCAGCCGGTGCTGGTCGGCACCGTCTCGGTGGAGAACTCCGAGGTGCTGTCGCAGTTGCTGCGCCGCCGCGGCATCCCGCACTCGGTGCTGAACGCCAAGTTCCACGCCAAGGAGGCCGAGATCGTCGCGCAGGCCGGCCGCAAGGGCGCGGTCACGGTGGCGACCAACATGGCCGGCCGGGGCACGGACATCCTGCTCGGCGGCAACCCCGAGTTCCTGGCCGCCAGCGAGTTGCGGCAGCGCGGACTGGACCCGGCCGAGCACGGCGACGACTATGTCAAGGCGCTGGAGGAGGCCCTTCCCAAGTGGAAGGAGGCCTGCGACGTCGAGGCCGAGGAGGTGACCGGGGCCGGCGGCCTGTACGTGCTGGGCACCGAGCGGCACGAGTCGCGGCGGATCGACAACCAGCTGCGCGGCCGGTCGGGCCGGCAGGGCGACCCCGGCGAGTCGCGGTTCTACCTGTCGTTGCAGGACGAGCTGATGCGGCGGTTCCGGGCCGGCGCCGTCGAGGCGGTGATGGAGCGCTTCAACATCCCCGAGGACGTTCCCATCGAGTCCAAGATGGTCACCCGCCAGATCAAGAGCGCCCAGGCCCAGATCGAGGGCCAGAACGCCGAGATCCGCAAGAACGTCCTCAAGTACGACGAGGTCATGAACAAGCAGCGCACGGTGGTCTACGCCGAGCGCAAGCGGGTGCTGGACGGGGAGGACCTGCACGAGCAGATCTCCGGCATGATCGACGACGTGGTCGCGGCGTACGTGCGGGGGGCAACCTCGGAGGGCTACCCCGAGGACTGGGACCTGGAGCAGCTCTGGTCCAGCCTCAAGCAGCTGTACCCGGTCGGCGTCACGGTCGAGGAGGTCGAGGAGGAGGCCGGCGGCGAGCGCAACAGCGTGGACGCCGACTTCCTGCTGGAGCGGCTCAAGGAGGACGCGCACGCGGCGTACGAGCGGCGCGAGGAGGATCTCGGCAGCGACGCGATGCGCCAACTGGAGCGCATGGTCCTGCTCCAGGTGATCGACCGCAAGTGGCGGGAGCACCTGTACGAGATGGACTACCTCCAGGAGGGCATCAGCCTGCGGGCCTACGCGCAGCGCGACCCGGTGGTGGAGTACCAGCGCGAGGGCTTCGACATGTTCGCCACCATGATGGACGGGATCAAGGAGGAGACCGTCGGGTTCCTCTACAACCTGGAGGTCCAGGTCGAGGAGCCGGAGGCGGCGCCGACCGAGGAGGTCAAGCTCCTCGAACAGCCGGTGGAGATCCGGGCCAAGGGCCTGAACCGGGCGCCGCGCAGCCAGGGCCTGCAATACTCGGCGCCGACCCTCGACGGCGCGGAGGCGCCGGCCGGTGGTCCGGGCGGAGCGGGCATCCGGCGGGCGGAACCGCAGCCGCAGGCACCGGCGCTCGGCCTCGGCCAGCCCGCGACGCCGCCGCCCACCACCCGGCGGGCTGCCGCCCAGCCCGCGCCGTCCGGTACGGCGGCGGCCAGCAACGGCCCGTCCCGCAACGCACCGTGCCCGTGTGGATCGGGCCGCAAGTACAAGCGGTGCCACGGAGCGCCGTCGGCCGGCTGACCCCGGCTCCCGCCGACCCAACTTCGGCGAAGTCGGGGCGTCCCGTCAGCCCGGACCCCCCGACTTCGCCGAAGTTGGGTGCAGTCAGCCCGGTCCAGCCCGGCTCCCGCGGGGGCGGGCGAGGGGGCGGCGGCTACAACAGGTCGAGCGCCGTGCCGAGCCATCGGCCGGCGCGCCGTTCGAGGCGTACCGCCAGGGCCCAGCTACGGTCCCCACGTCCGACCACCGCGGCGACCTCGGCGACTCCGGTGGCCGGTTCGGCGATCCGCACGACGCGGATCCGCAGCGGCTGGGTCCGCCGGCCGCTCGTGCCGGCGGGCTGCGCCAGCCGCCGGGTGGCCGCGGTGACCCGGGTGACGAGGCGTAGGTCGGGCTCGGGGTCGCAGAGCTGCTGGAGGTGGCCGATGGGCCGGTGCCCGTCGAAGGTCTCCAGGCAGGAACCGAGAAATCGGCGCGCCGCCTGCCGTGCCTCGGGGCTGGCGCCCGACGGGACGGTGGGCTGCCCGATGTGGCCGGCCTGGTCGCCCTGGTCGCCCTGACCGGCCTGGTCGTTCTGACCGGCCTGGCTGCTGCGGCCCGGCTGGCTGCTACGGCCGGCCTGGTCGGTCCGACCGGTCTGGTCGGTCCGACCGGTACGGCCGGGTTGGCCGCTGCGGCCGGGTTGGCCGGTCTGGTCGGTACGGCCGGGTTGGCCGGTGCGCGGCCGAGTGGCGCGCGGGCCGGCGGCGTTGCCCCGAAGCTGGTTGCGCGGGGCGGACAGCTCCAGCGCGAGCTGGTCGGGCGGCTCGCGCCACCAGGCGTACGGCAGTGACTCGTCCTCGAACGGCGGGTCGAGTGGCGGCACCGGCCGCATCCGCACGGTCGTACCGGCTCGGTTGGATGTCCTTGCCCCCATGCCGACCACCTCGCCATGATGATCTTGCGTTTGCTTTCGTTTGCTTCCGACCACGCTCATTCTGAGCGCGACGGGGTCGGCGGTCAACACCGCGTCGAACCGGTGGGATCGGGGTCGGATTCCGGGCGTCGCCGGAGGGACCGGTGTGGGCGAACTCGGCCGTGCCCGGGTTCCGGGCACGGCCGTTACCCGGACTCGCGGTCGGCGAGCGGGTTCTGCCGGACCCAGTCCGCCGTCTCGGCGTACTTCTGCTGGATGTACTCCTCCAGCCGGGCGCGTTCCACCCGCCACTGCCCGCGCCCACCGATCTTGATGGCGGGCAGTTCGCCGCTGCGCACCATGTGGTAGACCTGCGAGTCCGAGACGTTCAGCTCGGCCGCGACGTCGGACAGCAACAGGAACCTCGACTCCACTGGCGTTCTCCCGATGACGGTGGTTTCCTCAGTTTGCCACCGTTAGCCTTCGCTGGCCCGTACCGGGCTTCGAGGGGGGCCAGCGGCGCCGCCCGGATCCGCCCCCGGGCACCCCGCGCCGCCGGGCACCCCGCGCCGCCGGGCACCCCGCGCCCCCGGGCACCCCGCGCCGCCGGCCACCGCGCCGCCGGCGCCACCGCACCGCCGGGGCGGGCGTTGATCAAGGAGTTTGTGCGCGCGCAGGCGTCTCCTGGTGCCACAAATACCTTGATCAACGGGCTGGGCCGGTCGGGCTGGCGCTCCGGCCGACCGGGGGTGTATGACGAGGAGCGACGCCGGGCATGATCGGCGCGTGCGACCGGCGGGGTCGCCCGAGTTGGCGAGCGGAGACGATGGCGATGACGGATCAACTCGTCCGGGTGTACCTGCCGGCCACGCTGCCATTGCTGGTCACGTTGCGCGGCGGCCAGCTGGCACTGTCCGGCGGGCACGCGGTGACGCCGGGGCTGCGCGAGTGGTACGCCGAGGGCGACGAGGAGGAACTGGAGTACGTGGCCTTCACCCGGGCCGCGCAGGAGGCGCTGCGGCTGTTGCGGGCGGATCCCGGCGCCCCGCGCCGGCGGGTCGTCATCTCGGTCGATCTGCCGCCCGGTGCGGCCCGTCCCGCCGACGGGGAGTTGGGCTCCAGCCACGTCCACCTGGCCTCGCCGGTGCCGCTGGCGGCGGTCGCGGCGATCCACGTGGACGGCGCCGAC is a genomic window containing:
- a CDS encoding LpqB family beta-propeller domain-containing protein; translation: MSRRRTAAPAVLRGGPPRRRLTLLVVLAAVLSLGAGLAGCGIPKSTAVRVDGRGPSPFTGSAGGDGREPPAPGETTEPAQFVKNFLQAPAGEADGAYDRVNAYLSNSARLQRKPSGDVQITIVQPTATAFTDVQSAENGSARVRVPVKPVGVLNADGTLAPPPAGAPTSYTFDVVRIAPDEPSRPEAGRLEIANQQAGLLMSTEALKDFYRSWIVYFWSTDGAVLVPDQRYLPLAVPRERWATEVAGWLNDGPAAWLRPATQPLPDGLRLTGNVAETDGLLSINVSASTGADARDGQFERLETQLAWSMRDVNAPRFELRLRNSSRPPVVAEDARRQAPLYALTGHEQRFCVYDGQVRALVGAPAEQALSAVPIHPEQNRDVDSAGMLRSGGRVAVALVTGSGGRYRLLTGLGQGEVELTHTSKDSYASMGQPVWLKGLDPQHPTGFVVAAGQLYRFDGGAQLTAIRVPATSGAVKAVAAALDGRRLAVVAGDQVYVVPLSIDGGTVTLGDARQVPITLGSPTALDWVSERDLMVAGTRAGQAGVVDQLSIDGALTSQQFTAGSTITRLSGYPDNPMIQSLVSRYMYEVDGQGWANRFSSNVRIPTADVVGGEVEGAVPRAPFFLY
- a CDS encoding ComF family protein, whose protein sequence is MRTDPLLSGLVDLLLPTACAGCRAEGAPLRSGVCAGCAAELDGLRPRPVRPTPAPPGLPPCTALGEYAGVLREALLAYKERGRHGLGRPLGALLAEVVAAAVGTPRPTLLVPVPSTARAVRARHGDHLDRIVRSARRRLVAAGWPVTALRPVRALPRPDSAGLDAAGRAAAAAAAFRIRRIGVNQIRRVASGRLVLVVDDIVTTGSTIAAMAEILAGHGVSVDAAAVLAATARRNR
- the hpf gene encoding ribosome hibernation-promoting factor, HPF/YfiA family; the encoded protein is MDIVVKGRNVEVPEHYRTHVAEKLAKVERYDHKLIRVDVELFHERNPRQSDNCQRVEITCVSRGPVVRAEACAKDFYAALDCAIAKLDARLRRAADRRRVHRGRRAPVSVAAATAGLRVADHAEPAPAGMDGASLNGASRTGAARDAAGSGAAVATATLEADPGYDYDVEEYDDQPWHIAREKLHPAEPMTVDDALHNMELVGHDFYLFLDKDSGRPKVVYRRKGYDYGIIALAA
- a CDS encoding GNAT family N-acetyltransferase, whose amino-acid sequence is MEPSTISEAGLTLTGWRAADAADVLRACRDPDIQRWTTVPSPYRAEHAHDFVTAAAPRAWATGTAAPFAVRDTGTGELLGSCGLVTIDRRERSAEIGYWTAPWARGRGVATRAARAVARWALTDLALRRLVWQAELGNHASRLVALRAGFRVEGRLRLAAPHPRGTQEGWVGTLLPGEVPPADAPADGGAGPYGPGSLAARRAAVFGRPQPELFAGTPGSDLRLRPPADHDLDLMVASCRDPEIVRWTSVPDPYRRDDAEDFVRYCAAAWLAGTGAYYVVADPGDRYLGAVDLRIHPSDPLVAAVGFMIAPEVRGRGYLSAALAALATWGFTSLGLARIEWQAQVGNVASRRAAEKVGFRFEGTLRAALTHRGRRVDGWTGALLPEDLLR
- the secA gene encoding preprotein translocase subunit SecA, with the protein product MSILEKVLRAGEGRMLRRLKAIAAAVNSIEDDYVDLTDAELRDMTDQFRARLAEGETLDDLLPEAFAVTREAASRVLGQRPYDVQVMGGAALHFGNIAEMKTGEGKTLTSVMAVYLNALSGEGVHVVTVNDYLAQRDAEWMGRVHEFLGLTVGVILPNRPAAEHRAAYECDITYGTNNEFGFDYLRDNMAWSADDLVQRGHNFAVVDEVDSILIDEARTPLIISGPAEHSARWYTEFARVVARLESGKDGEGDYEVDYSKRTVAISERGVAKIEDRLGIDNLYESVNTPLVGYLNNAIKAKELYKRDKDYIVNDGEVLIVDEFTGRILHGRRYNEGMHQAIEAKEGVEIKQENQTLATITLQNYFRLYNKLSGMTGTAQTEAGEFNKVYKVGVVTIPTHRPMVRNDRPDVIYKTEKAKFNAVVEDIAERHNLGQPVLVGTVSVENSEVLSQLLRRRGIPHSVLNAKFHAKEAEIVAQAGRKGAVTVATNMAGRGTDILLGGNPEFLAASELRQRGLDPAEHGDDYVKALEEALPKWKEACDVEAEEVTGAGGLYVLGTERHESRRIDNQLRGRSGRQGDPGESRFYLSLQDELMRRFRAGAVEAVMERFNIPEDVPIESKMVTRQIKSAQAQIEGQNAEIRKNVLKYDEVMNKQRTVVYAERKRVLDGEDLHEQISGMIDDVVAAYVRGATSEGYPEDWDLEQLWSSLKQLYPVGVTVEEVEEEAGGERNSVDADFLLERLKEDAHAAYERREEDLGSDAMRQLERMVLLQVIDRKWREHLYEMDYLQEGISLRAYAQRDPVVEYQREGFDMFATMMDGIKEETVGFLYNLEVQVEEPEAAPTEEVKLLEQPVEIRAKGLNRAPRSQGLQYSAPTLDGAEAPAGGPGGAGIRRAEPQPQAPALGLGQPATPPPTTRRAAAQPAPSGTAAASNGPSRNAPCPCGSGRKYKRCHGAPSAG
- a CDS encoding Rv3235 family protein, with the protein product MGARTSNRAGTTVRMRPVPPLDPPFEDESLPYAWWREPPDQLALELSAPRNQLRGNAAGPRATRPRTGQPGRTDQTGQPGRSGQPGRTGRTDQTGRTDQAGRSSQPGRSSQAGQNDQAGQGDQGDQAGHIGQPTVPSGASPEARQAARRFLGSCLETFDGHRPIGHLQQLCDPEPDLRLVTRVTAATRRLAQPAGTSGRRTQPLRIRVVRIAEPATGVAEVAAVVGRGDRSWALAVRLERRAGRWLGTALDLL
- a CDS encoding AlpA family transcriptional regulator; this encodes MESRFLLLSDVAAELNVSDSQVYHMVRSGELPAIKIGGRGQWRVERARLEEYIQQKYAETADWVRQNPLADRESG